In Aquiflexum balticum DSM 16537, a single genomic region encodes these proteins:
- a CDS encoding phage tail protein, translating to MAGEAQDSNWPLPKFYFKVDLGSATDVPFQEVSGLEVTAQPIEYRHGNSPVFSTINMPGIVKNNNVTMKKGVFAKDNKFWDWYNKIKMNTVERQNVVIKLCDEGGNPTMTWTLNNAWPTKISSTDMKSDANEVAVETIEISHEGLTISNG from the coding sequence ATGGCAGGAGAAGCACAAGACAGCAATTGGCCACTACCCAAGTTTTACTTTAAAGTAGACTTGGGAAGTGCCACAGACGTTCCTTTTCAAGAAGTAAGCGGATTGGAAGTTACAGCGCAGCCGATAGAATACAGACATGGCAATAGCCCGGTTTTTTCGACTATCAATATGCCCGGAATAGTCAAAAACAATAATGTGACTATGAAAAAAGGCGTTTTTGCCAAGGACAACAAGTTTTGGGATTGGTATAACAAAATTAAGATGAATACTGTCGAGCGCCAAAATGTGGTCATCAAGCTATGTGATGAGGGTGGGAACCCAACCATGACATGGACCCTAAACAATGCTTGGCCCACCAAAATCAGTTCGACTGATATGAAATCGGATGCCAATGAAGTAGCGGTGGAGACCATCGAAATTTCCCATGAAGGGCTTACCATAAGCAACGGATAA
- a CDS encoding DUF4174 domain-containing protein, whose product MEKIILEDLKWKNRIVILFDDQADKKVFEFEHLEEDFKERKLVYFILGENFQSNSNFTFSPEYQKVLRSRYQILSSKNSWVLIGLDGGAKVKKEGDLDWEFILRTIDSMPMRQSEIRDGK is encoded by the coding sequence ATGGAAAAGATAATTTTAGAAGATCTGAAGTGGAAAAATAGGATTGTTATTCTTTTTGATGATCAAGCCGACAAAAAAGTTTTCGAATTTGAGCACTTGGAAGAAGACTTTAAGGAAAGGAAACTTGTTTATTTTATTCTTGGTGAAAATTTTCAAAGCAATTCCAATTTCACATTTTCTCCTGAATATCAAAAAGTGCTCAGATCACGATACCAAATTCTTTCTTCTAAAAACAGTTGGGTACTTATTGGTTTGGATGGTGGAGCAAAGGTGAAAAAGGAAGGGGATCTGGACTGGGAATTTATTCTTAGAACTATTGATTCCATGCCCATGAGACAATCGGAAATCAGGGACGGGAAATAA
- a CDS encoding phage tail sheath family protein, giving the protein MAQPLMTPGVYIEEKNAFPGSVVEVATAIPAFIGYTEKASRNGKSLVNKPTRITSFAEYLELFGGAFSPIFNLTDPQDGDRAKVTIGDTEKSIKYADDNNLLFYNSIRLFFANGGGTCYIVAVDTYKGKPSLKIDKDQLLGQSKDANGKLIEGGLLALVKEQEPTMIVIPEAVLLGEDCYEVYKQVLAHCYKMQSRVGIFDLFDGYMSRDEGEDIITVFREKIGSAYLNYAATYYPWLETSVVQKGEVTFKNIDPKLDLSTLLPEERAKSLIASFPKTDDEFKAALQKEQPNLTDIDDATLKSYIKNKENNHHLGLVATSPTYSTILEEIRAIMNLMPTAPAMAGIYTMVDNSRGVWKSPANVSLNSVVKPSVNITHDQQEDLNVNAVSGKSINAIRTFPGVGTLVWGGRTLDGNSLDWRYVNVRRTMIMLEQSIKLALRSYVFEPNDANTWITVKSMIVNFLFEKWKQGALAGSSPEDAFDVQVGLGATMTGLDILEGKMLVSVKLAIVRPAEFIVVTFEQQMQKS; this is encoded by the coding sequence ATGGCACAACCACTAATGACACCAGGTGTTTACATCGAAGAAAAAAACGCCTTTCCAGGATCCGTTGTTGAAGTTGCTACTGCTATTCCCGCTTTTATCGGGTATACAGAAAAGGCTTCCAGAAACGGAAAATCCTTGGTAAATAAACCGACCAGGATTACATCGTTTGCCGAATATTTGGAACTCTTTGGAGGAGCATTTTCTCCTATTTTCAATCTCACTGATCCACAGGATGGTGACAGGGCTAAAGTGACAATTGGGGATACCGAAAAGTCCATCAAATATGCAGATGACAATAATTTGCTTTTTTATAACAGCATCAGGTTGTTCTTTGCCAATGGTGGTGGTACCTGTTATATCGTTGCAGTAGATACCTATAAAGGAAAGCCGTCTTTGAAAATTGATAAAGATCAGCTGTTAGGTCAAAGCAAAGACGCAAACGGGAAGCTTATTGAAGGGGGTTTATTGGCTTTGGTCAAGGAACAGGAACCGACTATGATTGTTATTCCGGAGGCAGTTTTGTTAGGCGAAGATTGTTATGAGGTTTACAAACAGGTATTGGCCCATTGTTACAAAATGCAAAGCAGGGTAGGTATTTTCGACCTCTTTGATGGCTATATGAGTAGGGATGAAGGTGAAGATATCATAACAGTTTTTAGAGAAAAGATCGGTTCTGCCTATTTGAATTATGCTGCTACTTACTATCCTTGGCTTGAAACAAGTGTGGTTCAAAAAGGGGAGGTTACATTTAAAAACATCGATCCCAAATTGGATTTGTCAACTCTTCTGCCCGAAGAAAGAGCTAAATCGCTTATAGCATCTTTTCCAAAAACCGACGATGAGTTCAAAGCGGCACTACAGAAAGAGCAGCCTAATCTGACAGATATTGATGATGCGACACTAAAATCTTATATAAAAAACAAAGAAAATAACCATCATTTAGGCTTGGTGGCCACCAGTCCTACATATTCAACTATCTTGGAAGAAATAAGGGCAATTATGAATCTGATGCCTACTGCACCTGCCATGGCCGGAATCTATACCATGGTAGATAATAGCAGAGGGGTATGGAAATCACCTGCAAATGTTTCCCTGAATTCGGTGGTCAAACCATCAGTTAATATCACCCATGATCAGCAGGAAGATCTGAATGTCAATGCTGTTTCCGGGAAATCCATCAATGCTATCAGAACCTTTCCGGGAGTTGGTACTTTGGTCTGGGGTGGAAGGACTTTAGATGGCAACAGTTTGGATTGGAGATATGTCAATGTCCGAAGGACAATGATCATGTTGGAGCAGTCCATCAAATTGGCTCTTCGGTCCTATGTTTTTGAACCCAATGACGCCAATACCTGGATCACAGTAAAAAGTATGATTGTCAACTTTCTGTTTGAAAAATGGAAGCAGGGTGCATTGGCAGGTTCTTCACCGGAAGATGCATTCGATGTACAGGTAGGTTTGGGAGCGACTATGACAGGATTGGATATCTTGGAAGGCAAGATGTTGGTCTCAGTCAAATTGGCGATTGTGAGACCTGCCGAATTTATCGTAGTTACTTTCGAACAGCAGATGCAAAAATCATAA
- a CDS encoding ATP-binding protein, with protein MENTANKNNYSSEIKSQYNSLSLEKELDWFQKILLLRGKITFEESSQEEELSRIELPDLNNDPSDYANLVKKYDMGPEERVVLILSLIPHIRPSILDILNLKNQNFDIPFTEFGGMKAERHKGFLPTGETAIFLLAGTDLDKRFSLMRLFDKDHFLVKEKIIYLDRAVPGEPILSGSLQLSKEYLFLLTTGEVYKPDFDMDFPAKRITTQQDWEDVVLSAPVNEGISEIKNWLRFGKELKNNFKFGKKIKNGFKVLFTGPPGTGKTLTASLLGKSCAMDVYRVDLSMVVSKYIGETEKNLSKVFDMAENKNWILFFDEADALFGKRSQTTDSHDRYANQEVSYLLQRIEDFDGLVILCSNFKNNIDEAFFRRFQLVLDFEIPDHRQRFVLWKNAITDEFQYDHPIDLEELSEKFELTGAGIINVLHFCTLKALERGDRLILKEDILAGIKIEKIKQGKSILH; from the coding sequence ATGGAAAATACAGCTAATAAAAATAATTATTCATCAGAAATAAAAAGTCAATACAACTCCTTGAGTTTGGAAAAAGAATTGGATTGGTTTCAGAAAATATTGCTGCTTCGTGGTAAAATAACTTTTGAAGAATCATCCCAGGAAGAAGAACTTTCCCGAATTGAACTCCCGGATTTAAACAATGATCCCTCTGACTATGCCAATTTGGTGAAGAAATACGATATGGGGCCGGAAGAAAGAGTTGTACTCATACTTTCTTTAATTCCTCACATAAGGCCTTCAATTCTGGATATTTTAAATTTAAAAAATCAGAATTTTGATATACCCTTTACCGAATTTGGTGGGATGAAAGCTGAAAGGCATAAAGGTTTTTTGCCAACAGGCGAAACGGCAATCTTTTTATTGGCAGGGACCGACCTTGACAAGCGGTTTTCTTTGATGAGACTTTTCGATAAAGACCATTTTTTGGTCAAAGAAAAAATCATCTACTTGGACAGGGCGGTTCCCGGTGAACCCATACTAAGTGGTTCTTTGCAGTTAAGCAAAGAATATCTTTTTCTATTGACTACTGGGGAAGTTTATAAACCTGATTTTGATATGGATTTTCCCGCAAAGAGAATTACTACACAGCAGGATTGGGAGGACGTGGTGTTGTCCGCTCCGGTCAATGAGGGAATTTCAGAAATAAAAAACTGGTTGCGGTTCGGCAAAGAACTAAAAAACAACTTCAAATTCGGCAAAAAAATCAAAAATGGATTTAAGGTACTTTTTACAGGACCTCCAGGTACTGGAAAGACGCTGACAGCTAGTTTACTGGGAAAATCATGTGCAATGGATGTTTATAGAGTGGATTTGTCCATGGTTGTTTCCAAATATATTGGAGAAACAGAGAAGAATCTTTCAAAGGTTTTTGATATGGCGGAAAACAAAAACTGGATTTTATTTTTTGATGAAGCAGATGCTTTGTTCGGAAAAAGAAGCCAAACTACCGATTCCCATGACCGCTATGCCAATCAGGAAGTTTCCTATCTCTTACAGCGGATTGAGGATTTTGATGGTTTGGTCATTTTGTGCAGCAATTTCAAAAACAATATCGATGAAGCTTTCTTCAGAAGGTTTCAATTGGTTCTTGATTTTGAAATCCCTGATCATAGACAAAGATTTGTCCTTTGGAAAAATGCTATTACAGATGAGTTTCAATATGATCATCCAATTGATTTGGAAGAGTTGTCTGAAAAGTTTGAGCTGACAGGCGCGGGGATTATAAATGTATTGCACTTTTGTACCCTGAAAGCATTGGAGAGGGGGGACAGATTGATTTTGAAAGAAGATATTCTTGCAGGCATTAAAATTGAAAAAATCAAACAGGGGAAAAGTATCCTGCATTGA
- a CDS encoding CBS domain-containing protein yields MKNREPVNNIMTKDVFTVQENEKLTKVLELFRKHKIRHLPVLSGNKIVGIISRTDINRLTFGALFDNQEGVDEAVLEILSIPQVMTSKPRVVAADDPIKSIAEIFANEEYHALPVVENDILKGIVTTTDVIKYLLKQY; encoded by the coding sequence ATGAAAAATAGAGAACCTGTAAATAACATTATGACCAAAGATGTATTTACCGTTCAGGAGAACGAAAAACTGACCAAAGTTCTTGAATTGTTCAGAAAACATAAAATAAGGCATTTACCGGTTTTATCGGGCAATAAAATAGTGGGAATTATAAGCAGAACAGATATCAACAGGTTGACTTTCGGAGCTTTGTTCGATAATCAGGAGGGCGTAGATGAGGCAGTCCTGGAGATTCTATCAATCCCTCAGGTAATGACCTCCAAGCCAAGGGTTGTTGCAGCGGATGACCCGATTAAATCCATTGCTGAGATTTTTGCAAATGAAGAATATCATGCACTTCCTGTAGTGGAAAATGACATCTTGAAGGGAATAGTAACTACCACCGATGTGATCAAATATCTGCTCAAGCAATATTAA
- a CDS encoding DUF4255 domain-containing protein has protein sequence MIDITLTYLRDLLNQHLKNNFALTENKVVLSNLVENDGSSSRDVEDKVVLFLIQLDEETSLKNSTGRGGMTGGAFAERNPPLFLNLHIFFCTNFKGQNYVEGLNYLSAIIRYFQQNRILVPSASLGFSKSIEKLSFELCKLDYDQMSNIWSSIGAKLLPSVMYKVGIVVMDDSPIKKVTPAISGTDENVTN, from the coding sequence ATGATTGATATTACCTTGACTTATCTCAGAGATTTACTAAATCAGCATTTGAAAAACAATTTTGCCTTGACTGAAAACAAGGTAGTGCTTTCTAATCTGGTTGAGAATGATGGTTCATCTTCGCGTGATGTGGAGGACAAAGTTGTTTTATTTCTTATCCAATTGGATGAGGAAACTTCCTTAAAAAATTCAACTGGTAGGGGTGGTATGACAGGTGGGGCTTTTGCAGAACGTAATCCTCCGCTTTTTCTGAACCTACATATTTTTTTCTGCACAAATTTCAAGGGTCAGAATTACGTTGAAGGTCTCAATTATCTTTCGGCAATTATCAGGTATTTTCAACAAAACAGGATACTGGTTCCCTCAGCTTCGTTGGGTTTTTCCAAAAGTATCGAAAAACTAAGTTTTGAGCTTTGTAAGTTGGATTATGATCAGATGAGCAATATATGGTCTTCAATCGGTGCCAAATTGCTTCCCTCGGTCATGTATAAGGTTGGCATTGTCGTAATGGATGATTCTCCAATCAAAAAAGTTACCCCCGCTATTTCAGGTACCGATGAAAATGTGACCAATTAA